The proteins below are encoded in one region of Ostrea edulis chromosome 3, xbOstEdul1.1, whole genome shotgun sequence:
- the LOC130053645 gene encoding protein draper-like, giving the protein MIKNIVNCKLYGRRGFFRDCCPDSKWDERKASCVECSLGFTGVNCSLQCKYPYFGKGCHGICNCSNTTCDPGIGCPTKGILDLHWRCDDGKSNVLISRKWFSTNEAD; this is encoded by the exons ATGATTAAAAACATAGTGAATTGTAAACTTTATGGCAGGAGAGG atttttcagaGACTGTTGTCCTGATTCAAAATGGGACGAAAGAAAAGCATCATGTGTAG AGTGTTCTCTGGGTTTTACTGGGGTGAATTGCTcgttacaatgtaaatatcCATATTTTGGAAAAGGTTGCCATGGAATCTGTAATTGCAGTAACACTACTTGTGACCCTGGGATTGGATGCCCTACTAAAG GGATCCTTGACTTGCACTGGAGATGTGATGACGGGAAGTCGAATGTCCTTATATCAAGGAAATGGTTCTCCACAAATGAAGCAGACTAA
- the LOC130052832 gene encoding multiple epidermal growth factor-like domains protein 6 translates to MIDKWIYFTLLHLQIRLDMSTDGPCILFYMGCCPDTVWDAPLKTCVDCPHGYVGMNCTERCRYPYFGKRCHDVCKCNEETCDHAIGCPLNVNRLLKWVFYLLINQVITCFENLGDT, encoded by the exons ATGATTGATAAGTGGatttattttacattgttaCATTTGCAGATAAGGTTGGATATGAGTACGGACGGTCCATGCATATT GTTTTACATGGGATGCTGTCCGGACACTGTTTGGGATGCTCCTCTAAAGACTTGTGTTG ATTGTCCTCATGGATACGTCGGGATGAACTGCACAGAACGATGTAGGTATCCATATTTTGGAAAGAGATGTCATGACGTGTGCAAGTGCAATGAAGAAACTTGTGACCATGCAATTGGCTGTCCCCTCAACGTTAACC GGTTATTAAAGTGGGTGTTCTACCTTCTCATCAACCAGGTGATCACGTGTTTCGAAAATCTAGGAGATActtaa